In uncultured Cohaesibacter sp., a genomic segment contains:
- the rpoB gene encoding DNA-directed RNA polymerase subunit beta — MAQTFSGRKRLRKYFGHIKEVAEMPNLIEVQKASYDQFLQVEEPASGRLDEGLQAVFSSVFPITDFSGTSQLEFVRYEFEAPKYDTEECRMRGMTYSAPLKLTLRLIVFEVDEDTGAKSVKDIKEQDVYMGDMPLMTDKGTFIVNGTERVIVSQMHRSPGVFFDHDKGKSHSSGKLLFAARIIPYRGSWLDIEFDAKDVVYARIDRRRKIPVSSLLLALGLDTEEILDTYYDKVNYSRVGDEWRVAFDGDSMKGTKSDMDMVDAETGEIVFEAGKKLTARQIKKLVEGGLKFLKVTDEDLYGKYLAEDAVSYTTGEIYAEAGDEIDEKILGVLKDAGFEEISVLNIDHVTVGPYIRNTLSVDKNSDREAALFDIYRVMRPGEPPTVETAEAMLQSLFFDPERYDLSAVGRVKMNMRMDLDVADTVRILRKEDIVEVIRTLLDLRDGKGEIDDIDNLGNRRVRSVGELMENQYRIGLLRMERAIKERMSSIEIDTVMPQDLINAKPAAAAVREFFGSSQLSQFMDQNNPLSEITHKRRLSALGPGGLTRERAGFEVRDVHPTHYGRICPIETPEGPNIGLINSLATFARVNKYGFIEAPYRRVVDGRVTNNVIYLSAMEEAKHYVAQANVELTPEGGFVEDAVICRHAGEVMITPIERVDFMDVSPKQLVSVAAALIPFLENDDANRALMGSNMQRQAVPLVRAEAPFVGTGMEPIVARDSGAAIAASRTGVVDQVDSTRIVIRATEELDPSKSGVDIYRLSKFQRSNQSTCINQRPLVSVGDFVQKGEIIADGPSTDLGDLALGRNVLVAFMPWNGYNFEDSILLSERIVKEDIFTSIHLEEFEVMARDTKLGPEEITRDIPNVSEESLKNLDEAGITYIGAEVKPGDILVGKITPKGESPMTPEEKLLRAIFGEKASDVRDTSLRMPPGTFGTVVEVRVFNRHGIEKDERAMSIEREEIERLAKDRDDEQAILDRNVYGRLADMLNGHVGTAGPKGFRKDTEISHAEITEFPRSQWWLFAVDDEKLMGEIEALRNQYDESRKRLEQRFIDKVEKLQRGDELPPGVMKMAKVFIAIKRKIQPGDKMAGRHGNKGVVSKINPIEDMPYLEDGTHVDIVLNPLGVPSRMNIGQILETHLGWACAGMGKKIGEMYDEYRRSGNLEPLRVELKDVYHDNGKNLQVDDYDDESVVRMAEQLRKGVSIATPVFDGAREPDVNDMLVQAGLDRSGQSRLYDGRTGEMFDRKVTVGYIYMLKLHHLVDEKIHGRSIGPYSLVTQQPLGGKAQFGGQRFGEMEVWALEAYGAAYTLQEMLTVKSDDVAGRTKVYEAIVRGDDTFEAGIPESFNVLVKEIRSLGLNMELEDSQRLIDLEPNDTPPADAAE, encoded by the coding sequence ATGGCTCAGACGTTTTCCGGTCGCAAACGTTTAAGAAAATACTTCGGTCACATTAAAGAAGTGGCAGAAATGCCAAACCTCATTGAGGTGCAAAAGGCTTCTTACGACCAATTCCTGCAAGTGGAAGAACCCGCCTCTGGACGCCTTGATGAAGGTCTTCAAGCGGTATTTTCTTCTGTATTCCCGATTACGGATTTTTCCGGCACCTCGCAGCTGGAGTTCGTTCGGTATGAATTCGAGGCTCCCAAATATGACACCGAAGAGTGTCGTATGCGCGGGATGACCTATTCTGCTCCGCTCAAGCTGACCCTGCGTCTGATTGTGTTTGAAGTGGACGAGGATACGGGCGCCAAGTCGGTCAAGGACATCAAGGAACAGGATGTCTATATGGGCGACATGCCGCTCATGACGGACAAGGGTACCTTCATCGTCAATGGTACCGAGCGCGTTATTGTGTCCCAGATGCACCGCTCGCCCGGTGTGTTCTTCGACCATGACAAGGGCAAGAGCCATTCTTCCGGCAAGCTGCTGTTTGCTGCGCGCATCATTCCTTATCGCGGCTCCTGGCTGGATATCGAATTTGATGCCAAGGATGTCGTCTATGCCCGTATCGACCGCCGCCGCAAGATTCCTGTGTCCAGCCTGCTGCTCGCATTGGGCCTTGATACCGAAGAGATCCTCGATACCTATTATGACAAGGTGAACTATTCACGCGTTGGCGATGAATGGCGCGTTGCCTTTGACGGTGACAGCATGAAGGGCACCAAGTCCGATATGGACATGGTCGATGCTGAAACTGGCGAAATTGTGTTCGAGGCTGGTAAAAAGCTCACGGCACGCCAGATCAAGAAACTTGTTGAAGGTGGTCTGAAATTCCTCAAGGTGACCGACGAAGACCTCTATGGCAAATATCTTGCCGAGGACGCTGTCAGCTACACCACCGGTGAGATTTATGCCGAAGCAGGCGACGAGATCGACGAGAAGATTCTCGGTGTTCTCAAGGATGCCGGTTTCGAGGAAATCTCTGTTCTCAACATCGACCATGTGACCGTCGGACCTTACATCCGCAACACATTGTCTGTGGACAAGAATTCCGATCGCGAAGCCGCTCTGTTCGATATCTATCGCGTGATGCGTCCCGGTGAGCCGCCGACCGTTGAAACCGCCGAAGCCATGCTTCAGTCGCTGTTCTTCGATCCGGAGCGTTATGATCTTTCCGCGGTTGGTCGCGTGAAGATGAATATGCGCATGGATCTCGACGTCGCCGATACCGTTCGCATTCTGCGCAAGGAAGACATTGTCGAAGTTATTCGCACCCTGCTTGATCTGCGTGATGGCAAGGGCGAGATCGACGATATCGATAACCTGGGCAACCGTCGTGTCCGCTCTGTTGGCGAACTGATGGAAAACCAGTATCGCATTGGTCTGCTGCGCATGGAACGTGCGATCAAGGAACGCATGTCCTCGATCGAGATCGACACCGTGATGCCGCAGGATCTGATCAATGCGAAGCCGGCAGCTGCTGCCGTGCGCGAATTCTTCGGATCGTCCCAGCTTTCCCAGTTCATGGACCAGAACAACCCGCTCTCCGAGATCACGCACAAGCGTCGTCTTTCGGCATTGGGTCCGGGTGGTCTGACCCGTGAGCGTGCGGGCTTTGAGGTGCGCGACGTGCATCCGACCCACTATGGTCGTATCTGCCCGATTGAAACGCCTGAAGGTCCGAACATTGGTCTGATCAACTCGCTGGCTACCTTTGCTCGCGTCAACAAATATGGTTTCATCGAAGCGCCTTATCGTCGGGTTGTCGATGGCCGCGTGACCAATAATGTGATCTATCTTTCTGCCATGGAAGAAGCCAAGCATTATGTGGCGCAGGCCAACGTCGAGCTGACCCCTGAGGGTGGTTTCGTCGAGGATGCCGTGATTTGCCGTCATGCCGGTGAAGTGATGATCACGCCGATCGAGCGTGTCGACTTCATGGACGTGTCGCCCAAGCAGCTGGTTTCCGTTGCTGCGGCGCTCATTCCGTTCCTTGAAAACGATGACGCCAACCGCGCTCTGATGGGATCGAACATGCAGCGTCAGGCTGTGCCGCTGGTGCGTGCCGAGGCTCCGTTTGTCGGAACGGGCATGGAGCCGATTGTGGCTCGCGACTCAGGTGCTGCCATCGCCGCTTCCCGCACGGGTGTTGTCGATCAGGTGGATTCCACCCGTATCGTTATTCGTGCGACAGAAGAGCTTGATCCGTCCAAGTCCGGTGTTGACATCTACCGTCTGAGCAAGTTCCAGCGTTCGAACCAGTCGACCTGTATCAACCAGCGTCCCCTTGTTTCCGTTGGTGACTTCGTGCAGAAGGGCGAGATCATTGCCGACGGTCCATCGACGGATCTGGGCGATCTGGCGCTTGGCCGCAACGTGCTCGTCGCCTTCATGCCGTGGAACGGTTATAACTTCGAAGACTCTATCCTGCTTTCCGAGCGTATCGTGAAAGAGGATATCTTCACCTCGATCCATCTCGAGGAATTCGAAGTCATGGCGCGCGATACCAAGCTTGGGCCAGAAGAGATCACACGCGATATTCCAAACGTTTCGGAAGAGTCGCTGAAAAATCTCGACGAAGCCGGTATTACCTATATCGGTGCCGAAGTGAAGCCGGGCGACATTCTGGTTGGTAAGATCACGCCTAAGGGTGAAAGCCCGATGACACCGGAAGAAAAGCTTCTGCGTGCCATCTTCGGCGAGAAGGCTTCCGACGTTCGTGACACCTCGCTCCGCATGCCTCCGGGAACCTTTGGTACCGTGGTTGAAGTTCGTGTCTTCAACCGTCATGGCATCGAAAAAGACGAGCGCGCGATGTCTATCGAGCGTGAGGAAATCGAACGCCTTGCCAAGGACCGTGATGACGAGCAGGCCATTCTGGACCGCAACGTCTATGGCCGTCTTGCAGACATGCTCAATGGTCATGTCGGTACCGCTGGTCCGAAAGGCTTCCGCAAGGATACCGAAATTTCCCATGCGGAAATCACCGAGTTTCCTCGCAGCCAGTGGTGGCTGTTTGCGGTTGATGACGAAAAGCTGATGGGCGAGATCGAAGCTCTGCGCAATCAGTATGACGAGAGCCGCAAGCGTCTGGAACAGCGCTTCATCGACAAGGTCGAGAAGCTGCAGCGCGGTGATGAATTGCCACCGGGGGTCATGAAAATGGCCAAGGTCTTCATCGCCATCAAGCGCAAAATCCAGCCGGGCGACAAGATGGCTGGCCGTCACGGTAACAAGGGTGTGGTATCCAAGATCAATCCGATCGAAGATATGCCATATCTGGAAGACGGTACCCATGTTGATATCGTGCTGAACCCGCTGGGCGTGCCTTCGCGCATGAATATCGGGCAGATCCTTGAAACCCATCTCGGGTGGGCCTGTGCAGGCATGGGCAAGAAGATCGGCGAAATGTATGATGAATACAGGCGGTCGGGTAATCTTGAACCATTGCGTGTCGAGCTCAAGGATGTCTATCACGACAACGGCAAGAATCTGCAAGTGGACGATTATGACGACGAGAGCGTCGTCCGGATGGCCGAGCAGCTTCGCAAGGGTGTTTCCATCGCAACGCCGGTCTTTGACGGTGCGCGTGAGCCTGATGTGAATGACATGCTGGTACAGGCGGGTCTCGATCGTTCCGGTCAGTCAAGACTTTATGATGGCCGCACTGGCGAGATGTTCGACCGCAAGGTTACGGTCGGTTACATCTATATGCTGAAACTGCACCATCTGGTTGACGAGAAGATCCACGGTCGTTCGATCGGGCCATACTCGCTTGTTACCCAGCAGCCGCTGGGTGGTAAGGCGCAGTTTGGTGGTCAGCGCTTCGGTGAGATGGAGGTCTGGGCTCTGGAAGCTTACGGTGCCGCCTACACCTTGCAGGAAATGCTGACGGTCAAGTCGGACGATGTTGCCGGTCGTACCAAGGTCTATGAAGCGATTGTTCGCGGCGATGACACCTTCGAGGCTGGCATCCCGGAAAGCTTCAACGTCCTTGTCAAGGAAATCCGGTCTCTGGGTCTGAATATGGAGTTGGAAGACAGCCAGCGCCTGATCGATCTGGAACCCAATGATACGCCGCCTGCGGACGCTGCTGAATAA
- the rplL gene encoding 50S ribosomal protein L7/L12, whose translation MADLEKLVEELSTLTVMEAAELSKMLEEKWGVSAAAPVAVAAVAGGAAAEAAEEKTEFDVILTAAGDKKINVIKEVRGITGLGLKEAKELVEGAPKAVKEGVDKAEAEDLKAKLEAAGASVELK comes from the coding sequence ATGGCTGATCTTGAAAAGCTCGTAGAAGAACTTTCTACCCTGACCGTTATGGAAGCTGCTGAGCTTTCCAAAATGCTCGAAGAAAAATGGGGCGTTTCTGCTGCTGCTCCTGTAGCTGTTGCTGCTGTCGCCGGTGGCGCTGCTGCTGAAGCTGCTGAAGAAAAAACCGAATTTGACGTGATCCTGACCGCTGCTGGCGACAAGAAAATCAACGTCATCAAAGAAGTTCGTGGCATCACCGGCCTTGGCCTGAAAGAAGCTAAAGAGCTCGTAGAAGGCGCTCCGAAGGCTGTCAAAGAAGGTGTTGACAAAGCTGAAGCAGAAGACCTCAAAGCCAAGCTCGAAGCAGCTGGCGCTTCTGTAGAATTGAAATAA
- the rplJ gene encoding 50S ribosomal protein L10, translating into MDRAEKQELVASLQETLKSAEVVVVAHYAGLTVAEMTELRRQMREAGASVQVAKNRLVKLALQGTDAEPIADLFKGQTLVATSGDPVAAPKVASEFAKKNEKLVILGGAMGTTILDTAGVNALATMPSLDELRGKIVGLLQAPATKIAQVLQAPGGQLARVFGAYAKKDEAA; encoded by the coding sequence TTGGATAGAGCGGAAAAGCAAGAGCTTGTTGCGTCCCTTCAAGAAACGCTGAAAAGCGCGGAAGTTGTGGTCGTTGCTCACTATGCTGGCCTCACCGTTGCGGAAATGACCGAACTTCGTCGTCAAATGCGCGAAGCCGGAGCATCGGTGCAGGTTGCCAAGAACCGTCTTGTCAAGCTCGCTCTTCAAGGCACGGACGCTGAGCCGATTGCTGATCTTTTCAAGGGTCAGACCCTGGTTGCCACTTCTGGTGACCCGGTTGCAGCACCGAAGGTGGCCTCTGAATTCGCCAAGAAAAACGAAAAGCTCGTTATTCTGGGCGGTGCCATGGGGACCACTATTCTCGATACCGCGGGCGTGAATGCACTTGCTACCATGCCATCGCTTGACGAACTTCGTGGCAAAATCGTTGGCTTGCTTCAGGCACCAGCTACGAAAATTGCTCAGGTTCTGCAGGCTCCGGGCGGACAGCTCGCGCGTGTATTCGGCGCCTATGCCAAGAAGGACGAAGCGGCATAA
- the rplA gene encoding 50S ribosomal protein L1, with protein MAKVGKRIRAAREKVDAAATYSLEEAVKLLKELSKTKFDETVEIALNLGVDPRHADQMVRGVCQLPAGTGKTVRVAVFARGDKAEEAKAAGADIVGAEDLVEIVQSGKIEFDRCIASPDMMPLVGRLGKVLGPRGMMPNPKVGTVTPDVAQAVKDSKGGSVEFRVEKAGIVHGGVGKVSFEEAALVENVKAFVSAVSKAKPAGAKGTYMQKMSLSSTMGPGLTVDLASVE; from the coding sequence ATGGCTAAAGTCGGAAAACGTATTCGCGCCGCGCGTGAAAAAGTTGATGCCGCTGCTACCTATTCTCTCGAGGAAGCGGTAAAGCTGCTCAAGGAACTGTCCAAGACCAAATTCGACGAAACCGTTGAAATTGCGCTTAATCTTGGTGTTGATCCGCGCCATGCTGACCAGATGGTCCGTGGTGTTTGCCAGCTTCCTGCTGGTACCGGTAAAACCGTTCGCGTTGCTGTTTTTGCGCGTGGCGACAAGGCTGAAGAAGCCAAGGCTGCTGGTGCTGACATTGTTGGTGCCGAAGATCTGGTGGAAATCGTTCAAAGCGGCAAGATCGAATTCGATCGCTGCATTGCTTCCCCGGACATGATGCCGCTGGTCGGTCGTCTTGGTAAGGTTCTCGGCCCGCGCGGCATGATGCCAAACCCGAAAGTTGGAACCGTTACCCCTGACGTTGCTCAGGCGGTCAAGGACTCCAAGGGTGGTTCGGTTGAATTTCGTGTTGAAAAAGCCGGTATCGTGCATGGCGGCGTTGGCAAGGTGAGTTTTGAAGAAGCTGCGCTTGTGGAAAACGTAAAAGCCTTTGTTTCTGCCGTTTCCAAGGCGAAACCTGCCGGTGCAAAAGGCACATACATGCAGAAAATGTCCCTGAGCTCAACGATGGGCCCGGGACTGACTGTAGATCTTGCTTCTGTCGAATAA
- the rplK gene encoding 50S ribosomal protein L11, with product MAKKIQGYLKLQVPAGAANPSPPIGPALGQRGLNIMEFCKAFNAKTQEMEKGMPIPVIITIFQDKSFTFDMKTSPASYYLKKAAKVQKGSSAPGRDVGGKVTKDQVREIAEAKMKDLNANDIEAAMLQIEGTARAMGFEVVG from the coding sequence ATGGCAAAGAAAATTCAAGGCTACCTGAAGCTTCAGGTGCCGGCAGGGGCCGCTAACCCGTCTCCTCCGATTGGTCCCGCTCTTGGTCAGCGCGGCCTCAATATCATGGAATTCTGCAAGGCGTTCAACGCCAAGACGCAGGAAATGGAAAAAGGTATGCCGATTCCGGTTATCATTACCATTTTCCAGGACAAGTCTTTCACCTTCGACATGAAGACTTCCCCTGCTTCCTACTATCTGAAAAAAGCTGCCAAGGTTCAGAAGGGTTCTTCTGCTCCCGGTCGTGACGTCGGTGGTAAAGTGACCAAAGATCAGGTTCGTGAAATCGCTGAAGCGAAAATGAAGGATCTGAACGCCAACGACATCGAAGCAGCAATGCTTCAGATTGAGGGTACCGCCCGTGCTATGGGCTTTGAGGTAGTGGGGTAA
- the nusG gene encoding transcription termination/antitermination protein NusG: MTTKPKRWYIVHAYSNFEKKVAEDIRQKADQTGLSDLFDEILVPTEKFVEVRRGRKVESERKFFPGYVLVKMAMTDDAYHLIKNTPKVTGFLGADNKPMPISNAEAERLMSQVEEGVQKPLPTVSFEVGEQVRVSDGPFASFNGLVEEVDEERARLKVTVSIFGRATPVELEYNQVDKL, from the coding sequence ATGACGACGAAGCCAAAACGCTGGTACATCGTTCACGCCTATTCGAACTTCGAGAAAAAGGTTGCTGAGGATATTCGCCAGAAAGCTGATCAAACCGGTCTTTCGGACCTGTTCGATGAGATTTTGGTGCCGACCGAGAAGTTTGTTGAAGTGCGGCGTGGTCGCAAGGTGGAATCTGAGCGCAAGTTTTTCCCGGGCTATGTTCTGGTGAAAATGGCAATGACCGATGATGCCTATCATCTCATCAAGAATACGCCGAAGGTTACCGGCTTTCTTGGCGCAGACAACAAGCCGATGCCGATTTCCAATGCCGAGGCCGAGCGGCTGATGTCGCAGGTAGAGGAAGGGGTTCAGAAGCCGCTTCCCACTGTCAGCTTTGAAGTGGGCGAACAGGTTCGGGTGTCCGATGGTCCGTTTGCTTCCTTCAACGGTCTGGTTGAGGAAGTGGATGAGGAAAGGGCTCGACTGAAGGTTACCGTGTCGATCTTCGGACGCGCAACGCCTGTCGAGCTGGAATATAATCAGGTCGACAAACTCTGA
- the secE gene encoding preprotein translocase subunit SecE gives MAKTNPFTFLQQVRSEAAKITWPTRKETAITTLMVFVMVVLASTFFLLADQIMSLGVSYIINLGG, from the coding sequence ATGGCCAAGACAAACCCTTTTACATTTTTGCAGCAAGTCCGGTCCGAGGCAGCCAAAATTACATGGCCGACTCGCAAGGAAACGGCAATTACGACGCTAATGGTGTTTGTGATGGTGGTTCTGGCTTCGACTTTCTTCCTGCTCGCTGACCAGATCATGAGTCTTGGTGTGAGCTATATCATCAACCTGGGAGGATAG
- the tuf gene encoding elongation factor Tu produces the protein MAKEKFERNKPHVNIGTIGHVDHGKTTLTAAITMTLAETGGATAKAYDEIDGAPEEKARGITISTAHVEYETENRHYAHVDCPGHADYVKNMITGAAQMDGAILVCSAADGPMPQTREHILLARQVGVPALVVYLNKVDQVDDEELLELVEMEVRELLSSYDFPGDDIPIVKGSALAAVENRDAAIGRDSIRELMAAVDDYIPTPDRPKDLPFLLPIEDVFSISGRGTVVTGRVERGVIKVGEEIEIVGIKDTQKTTCTGVEMFRKLLDSGEAGDNVGVLLRGTKREDVERGQVLCKPGSVTPHTKFKAEAYILTKEEGGRHTPFFTNYRPQFYFRTTDVTGVVTLDEGVEMVMPGDNVNMNVQLIVPIAMEEKLRFAIREGGRTVGAGIVGSIIE, from the coding sequence ATGGCTAAGGAAAAGTTTGAACGTAATAAGCCGCATGTTAACATCGGCACGATTGGTCACGTTGACCATGGTAAAACCACGCTTACCGCTGCAATCACCATGACCCTTGCGGAAACTGGTGGCGCAACGGCGAAGGCTTACGACGAGATTGACGGAGCGCCTGAAGAGAAGGCTCGCGGGATCACCATTTCGACGGCTCACGTTGAGTATGAGACCGAGAACCGTCACTATGCCCACGTTGACTGCCCTGGCCACGCTGACTATGTGAAGAACATGATCACCGGTGCGGCTCAGATGGACGGCGCAATTCTGGTTTGCTCTGCAGCCGACGGCCCGATGCCTCAGACCCGTGAGCACATTCTGCTTGCCCGTCAGGTTGGCGTTCCTGCTCTTGTTGTTTACCTCAACAAGGTTGACCAGGTTGACGACGAAGAGCTTCTCGAGCTGGTTGAAATGGAAGTTCGTGAACTTCTTTCTTCCTACGATTTCCCGGGCGACGATATTCCTATCGTGAAGGGTTCTGCTCTTGCTGCTGTTGAGAACCGCGATGCTGCAATCGGTCGTGATTCCATCCGTGAGCTGATGGCTGCAGTTGACGACTATATCCCGACCCCGGATCGTCCGAAGGATCTTCCGTTCCTGCTGCCGATCGAAGACGTATTCTCGATCTCCGGTCGTGGTACGGTTGTTACCGGTCGTGTAGAACGCGGTGTGATCAAGGTTGGCGAAGAAATCGAAATCGTCGGCATCAAAGACACCCAGAAAACCACCTGCACCGGTGTTGAAATGTTCCGCAAGCTGCTGGACAGCGGCGAAGCCGGCGACAACGTTGGTGTTCTTCTGCGTGGTACCAAGCGTGAAGATGTTGAGCGTGGTCAGGTTCTCTGCAAGCCAGGTTCCGTTACCCCGCACACCAAGTTCAAGGCAGAAGCCTACATTCTGACGAAAGAAGAAGGTGGTCGTCATACCCCGTTCTTCACCAACTATCGTCCTCAGTTCTATTTCCGTACGACCGACGTTACGGGTGTTGTCACCCTTGACGAAGGCGTGGAAATGGTGATGCCAGGCGATAACGTCAACATGAATGTGCAGCTGATCGTTCCGATCGCCATGGAAGAAAAACTGCGCTTCGCTATCCGCGAAGGTGGTCGTACTGTTGGCGCCGGTATCGTCGGCTCTATCATCGAGTAA
- a CDS encoding TfoX/Sxy family protein, with translation MIWTPTTTGNRMGKTPPSPKHGSTNSVPDPKKRSNNPMSTDPKTIELLLDRLADAGDVTARKMFGEYGLYCDGVFIGVVCDDNFHIKPTKQTADMTAGLEMAPAYDGARPSLLIPPESWDDSDWLVELVRTTALALARKSKKK, from the coding sequence ATGATCTGGACACCGACCACAACTGGGAACAGAATGGGCAAGACGCCACCCTCGCCAAAGCATGGCTCGACCAACTCGGTTCCTGATCCCAAAAAGCGAAGCAACAATCCCATGAGCACCGACCCCAAGACAATTGAACTTCTACTGGACCGGCTTGCAGATGCAGGCGATGTGACAGCCCGCAAGATGTTCGGCGAATATGGCCTCTATTGCGATGGTGTTTTCATCGGCGTGGTCTGCGACGACAATTTCCACATCAAGCCCACCAAGCAGACAGCGGACATGACCGCAGGTCTTGAAATGGCTCCCGCCTATGATGGCGCCAGGCCAAGCCTGCTCATTCCGCCCGAAAGCTGGGACGACAGCGATTGGCTTGTCGAGTTGGTCCGCACGACCGCCCTTGCTCTGGCCAGAAAAAGCAAAAAGAAATAA
- a CDS encoding RNA methyltransferase: MTKNRSQKQKRARQAAAADQGSRRDRKGQDDLVRIFGIHAVASAVANPRRSLIRLHATQNAQARLVEEIRKVGGDPSRLDGLVETATPKDIDLLARDAVHQGALLVAHNLPALDISDIYDSKLVVILDQVTDPHNVGAIIRSSVALGAEALVMTGRHSPEESGILAKTASGGLDQISMISVPNLARALDDLADNGFDVVGFDSEESEPFEKIIATQDASRPLALVFGSEGKGIRRLTREKCTALARLDMPGPIKSLNVSNAVAMTLYAVNLARQGLIK, from the coding sequence ATGACAAAAAACAGATCTCAAAAACAGAAGAGAGCCCGTCAGGCCGCAGCGGCAGATCAGGGATCTCGCAGGGACCGCAAGGGTCAGGACGACCTCGTGCGCATCTTCGGCATTCATGCTGTGGCGAGCGCCGTGGCCAATCCGCGCCGCTCGCTCATCCGGCTGCATGCCACCCAGAATGCGCAAGCCAGACTGGTTGAGGAAATCCGCAAGGTTGGCGGCGATCCCTCCCGGCTTGACGGCCTGGTTGAAACCGCAACGCCAAAGGATATCGACCTGCTGGCCCGCGATGCCGTGCATCAGGGCGCGCTGCTGGTGGCTCACAATCTGCCAGCCCTCGATATAAGCGATATTTATGACAGCAAACTGGTCGTGATTCTCGATCAGGTGACCGACCCGCATAATGTCGGTGCCATCATCCGCTCCTCCGTAGCCCTCGGGGCTGAAGCGCTGGTCATGACCGGTCGCCACAGCCCGGAAGAAAGCGGCATTCTGGCCAAGACGGCATCCGGTGGCCTCGATCAGATTTCGATGATCTCGGTGCCCAATCTGGCGCGCGCCCTTGATGATCTGGCCGATAACGGCTTTGACGTGGTCGGCTTTGATTCCGAGGAAAGCGAACCCTTTGAGAAAATCATTGCCACGCAGGATGCAAGCCGCCCGCTGGCGCTGGTATTCGGCTCCGAAGGCAAGGGCATCCGCCGCCTGACGCGGGAGAAATGCACCGCCCTCGCCCGCCTCGACATGCCCGGCCCGATCAAGAGCCTCAATGTATCCAACGCTGTGGCCATGACCCTTTATGCCGTCAATCTGGCGCGACAAGGCCTGATCAAATAA